The bacterium genome includes a region encoding these proteins:
- a CDS encoding sigma-70 family RNA polymerase sigma factor, with protein sequence MTDIDPANLLERCLAGRRTGDWQELIKRHGAEVRRTVRRAAARHGLPLTGPDLDEMVQDLYCRLLAVRRRSFRGRSEYELWRYVMCVAQSLVVDRQRLQGARKRRHSMSPSPADPSRLPSPKLDPEERLLKKERRKVFYRRCFEVVRCGLELRALKMALLEGWSSRDVARELRGGLSADRVDRLVYLLRRHLAREGIRMPRRYCSPAVAPVPEPAC encoded by the coding sequence ATGACTGACATCGACCCCGCCAATCTTCTGGAGCGCTGCCTTGCCGGGCGGCGGACCGGCGACTGGCAAGAGCTCATCAAGCGCCATGGCGCCGAGGTCCGGCGCACGGTGCGGCGGGCGGCGGCCCGCCACGGGCTGCCGTTGACCGGGCCCGACCTGGACGAGATGGTTCAAGATCTCTACTGTCGTCTGCTCGCGGTACGCCGCCGGAGCTTTCGCGGTCGCTCGGAGTATGAGCTGTGGCGTTACGTGATGTGCGTGGCACAGAGTCTGGTGGTGGACCGGCAACGGCTTCAGGGGGCCAGGAAGCGCCGTCACAGCATGAGCCCCAGTCCGGCGGATCCTTCGCGGCTGCCCTCGCCGAAGCTCGACCCCGAGGAGCGGCTGCTCAAGAAGGAACGGCGCAAGGTCTTCTACCGGCGTTGTTTTGAAGTCGTGCGCTGCGGCCTGGAGTTGCGGGCACTGAAGATGGCTCTGCTCGAAGGCTGGTCGAGCCGCGACGTCGCCCGCGAGCTCCGCGGCGGCCTGAGCGCGGACCGGGTCGACAGGCTGGTCTATCTCCTGCGTCGGCACCTGGCGCGGGAGGGCATCCGGATGCCCCGGCGTTACTGTTCACCGGCCGTGGCGCCGGTGCCGGAGCCGGCATGTTAA